In Ectothiorhodospira sp. BSL-9, a single window of DNA contains:
- a CDS encoding class I SAM-dependent methyltransferase, with the protein MISAKLRKSIDQNGWIGTLALVPKNIKFLLTDFDIRHGTDTRCDIGAQGMELPSHHEGYEGVPHRLFHKIIAQLDVDLRGYTFVDLGSGKGKALMLAAHHPFQRILGIEYDLHLHEASLNNLRRYRPSANRLDAIECRHGDAREVEYPAGNLLVYLFNPFGSPILAEVLAKLTELPQNENGEILVIYQNPLHRNLFDNSPYFEVIHDSHYRMGLWSKPPIGRVVIFHKKACTSA; encoded by the coding sequence ATGATTTCAGCCAAGCTACGCAAATCCATTGACCAAAATGGATGGATCGGAACGCTCGCTTTAGTCCCGAAGAATATCAAATTCCTGCTCACAGACTTTGATATAAGGCACGGCACCGACACTCGATGTGACATAGGCGCTCAAGGTATGGAGCTACCGAGCCACCACGAAGGTTACGAAGGCGTTCCGCATCGATTGTTTCATAAGATCATTGCCCAACTGGATGTCGACTTGCGTGGATACACCTTCGTAGACCTGGGCTCTGGTAAGGGTAAGGCATTGATGCTGGCTGCGCACCATCCCTTCCAACGAATCCTGGGCATCGAATATGACCTTCATCTTCATGAGGCCTCATTGAACAACCTCCGGCGCTATCGGCCCTCTGCTAACCGCCTTGATGCCATTGAGTGCCGTCATGGCGATGCCAGGGAAGTTGAATACCCTGCCGGAAATCTTTTGGTTTACCTCTTCAACCCTTTCGGTTCCCCTATTCTAGCCGAGGTACTGGCCAAACTGACGGAATTACCCCAAAACGAGAACGGGGAAATCCTGGTCATTTATCAAAACCCATTACACAGGAATCTGTTTGATAATTCCCCTTATTTTGAAGTCATTCATGACAGTCACTATAGGATGGGCCTTTGGAGCAAGCCACCTATCGGCCGAGTCGTCATTTTCCATAAGAAGGCTTGCACATCAGCATAA
- a CDS encoding amino acid adenylation domain-containing protein gives MNIEKTDGLHRFFLSSAASFPERPAIDVEGQVLTYAQLLHHAQRVGQSLLQTGKQADTSLVGILGSRTLPVYTGILGGLMAGFGIVPLNPAFPPARIRHMINLSGLRTIVVDAGAVKLLPEFLDCLDAALTLVLPSGEIPDEFAARWPEHNFVSVPDLGFDPSWTPPPANPDDLGYLFFTSGSTGTPKGVGMSHSNLVSFVEMSLDRYIPWGINENDRFSQFYDITFDSSLFDLFVSWSVGACLCVPSASEWINPNRYILDKSLTVIDIVPSAGHAMSRRNGWRAGRFPLLRLCRFGGEALSSDLALAMCEAAPNAEIDNAYGPTECTVDSAYYRWDREHSPSECEHGMVPIGYPGNGVSFLVVDEAFSAVSPGHDGELLIAGQHVTQGYWKDDKRTEAAFMQLPDQARRYYRTGDLVRQPEPGKPYIFLGRIDHQIKIGGVRIELGEVEQALRDVSGTDQAVALGWPLTSSGAAGLVGFICGGTFSTELMRDQLKERLPMVMVPRQILTLDALPLNVNGKVDRKALLERLEQKSEGG, from the coding sequence ATGAACATCGAGAAAACCGACGGCCTCCACAGGTTCTTCCTCTCCTCCGCAGCATCTTTCCCGGAACGACCGGCAATCGATGTGGAAGGGCAGGTGTTGACCTATGCTCAACTTCTTCATCATGCACAGCGTGTAGGGCAAAGCCTTTTACAAACTGGTAAGCAAGCTGACACCTCCTTAGTGGGGATCCTGGGGTCGCGCACTTTACCAGTGTATACCGGCATATTGGGCGGCCTGATGGCAGGTTTTGGGATCGTGCCCCTTAACCCTGCGTTCCCTCCTGCCCGCATTCGACACATGATCAACCTTTCAGGTTTGAGGACTATCGTCGTTGATGCCGGTGCGGTCAAGCTCCTGCCAGAATTCCTTGATTGCCTGGACGCCGCTTTGACTCTTGTGCTCCCGTCGGGCGAGATCCCGGACGAGTTCGCGGCTCGCTGGCCGGAACACAACTTCGTTTCAGTCCCGGATCTCGGATTCGATCCCTCATGGACGCCACCGCCTGCCAATCCTGATGACCTGGGCTACCTGTTTTTTACCTCGGGAAGCACCGGCACCCCCAAGGGAGTGGGGATGTCACATAGCAATCTTGTCAGCTTTGTTGAAATGTCGCTGGATCGCTATATCCCTTGGGGCATCAACGAAAATGATCGTTTTTCCCAATTCTACGACATCACCTTCGATTCCTCCTTGTTTGACCTATTCGTTTCATGGTCAGTAGGGGCTTGCCTGTGTGTGCCTTCTGCCAGTGAATGGATCAACCCCAATCGTTACATTCTGGATAAATCCCTCACAGTGATAGACATCGTCCCTTCGGCCGGTCACGCCATGAGCCGCCGAAACGGATGGCGGGCTGGTCGTTTCCCATTGTTGCGCTTATGCCGTTTTGGGGGTGAAGCGCTGTCTTCAGACCTTGCCTTGGCCATGTGCGAGGCTGCGCCAAATGCAGAAATCGACAATGCATATGGCCCGACCGAGTGCACGGTAGATTCTGCCTATTACCGATGGGATCGAGAACACTCGCCGTCTGAATGCGAACATGGCATGGTACCCATCGGCTACCCAGGTAATGGTGTAAGCTTTCTTGTAGTGGATGAAGCATTCAGTGCCGTTTCACCTGGCCACGATGGCGAGTTGCTCATTGCCGGTCAGCATGTCACCCAGGGATACTGGAAGGACGACAAACGTACCGAAGCCGCCTTCATGCAGTTACCAGACCAAGCCAGGCGCTACTACCGCACCGGGGACTTGGTACGGCAGCCCGAGCCTGGTAAGCCCTATATCTTCCTTGGCAGGATTGATCATCAGATCAAGATCGGGGGGGTGCGCATTGAACTCGGCGAAGTGGAACAGGCGCTTAGAGATGTCTCTGGCACGGATCAGGCGGTCGCTCTAGGTTGGCCACTCACATCTAGCGGAGCAGCTGGACTCGTCGGATTCATCTGCGGCGGCACATTTTCCACAGAACTCATGCGTGACCAGCTTAAAGAGCGCCTGCCCATGGTGATGGTGCCACGGCAGATCCTGACCCTTGATGCACTTCCGTTGAATGTTAATGGGAAAGTCGATCGAAAAGCTCTATTAGAGCGACTGGAGCAAAAATCGGAGGGCGGATGA
- a CDS encoding glycosyltransferase has product MHTRHFRAYRKNTSPQETRTLSETIPQRSQPKVSILIPSYNTAQFISESINSVLDQDYPNKEVIVIDDGSTDETLNILAAYGDRIRVIQQGNQGAAVARNRGLDVAQGHYIAFLDSDDIWLPAKLSTQIAYLEAHPEIGLVYSRWQTWKPDAKGRFPPPHAMSLVGAAPHSPQASIIPECSGWLYDRLLTGGSLLHTITVVARRELIERVGRFDPELKRGQDYDYWIRASRHTEIHQLEPVLALYRLHGNGCIRKWPDLNYEGLILKRTISRWGLEGPDGQIADGTAVKRRIAQTHFDFAHHHYWGGQPRLAAKSCLEAIQLNPWHTASWRYLAASLAKAIWSRIGAPRASGRTRT; this is encoded by the coding sequence ATGCACACTCGTCATTTTCGAGCATACCGCAAGAACACCTCACCCCAGGAGACCCGGACATTGAGTGAGACCATCCCGCAACGAAGCCAGCCAAAGGTTTCGATACTTATCCCCAGCTACAACACCGCCCAATTTATCTCCGAATCCATTAATAGCGTGTTGGACCAGGACTACCCGAACAAGGAAGTTATTGTCATCGACGATGGCTCCACGGATGAGACACTTAACATACTCGCCGCCTATGGTGACCGCATAAGGGTTATCCAACAGGGTAACCAAGGTGCGGCGGTGGCTAGGAATCGTGGATTGGACGTGGCACAAGGACACTACATTGCTTTCCTGGACTCCGATGACATCTGGCTGCCCGCCAAACTCTCTACCCAAATTGCCTATCTGGAAGCCCACCCTGAAATTGGATTGGTTTACTCTCGATGGCAAACATGGAAGCCAGATGCCAAGGGCCGATTCCCACCTCCGCATGCCATGAGCCTCGTTGGCGCTGCCCCGCACTCACCTCAGGCCAGTATCATTCCAGAATGTTCCGGCTGGCTTTATGACCGATTGCTCACAGGTGGCTCGCTCCTCCACACAATTACAGTGGTAGCGCGACGTGAACTAATCGAAAGAGTTGGGAGATTCGACCCAGAGCTCAAGCGAGGCCAGGACTACGACTACTGGATCCGAGCCTCCCGCCATACCGAGATTCATCAATTGGAACCGGTTCTGGCCTTGTACCGGCTCCATGGCAATGGGTGTATTAGGAAATGGCCAGACCTCAACTATGAGGGTCTAATTTTAAAACGAACCATCTCGCGTTGGGGCCTTGAGGGGCCCGATGGACAAATCGCGGATGGGACAGCAGTTAAACGACGCATCGCACAAACGCACTTTGATTTTGCCCATCACCACTACTGGGGAGGGCAACCTCGTCTCGCCGCAAAATCATGCCTTGAAGCCATTCAGCTAAATCCATGGCATACCGCCAGCTGGCGTTACCTTGCTGCCAGCCTGGCAAAAGCCATTTGGTCCCGCATTGGAGCACCCAGAGCATCTGGCCGCACCAGAACCTGA
- a CDS encoding GNAT family N-acetyltransferase: MGPDELLRFVASRVVRYKSHVVFKHELVGIQGPEWPEGIKLSLLRSPEDLSEPIITDLLTATISNQAYLDDIRKGTALGIVAYEGSQLAHFAFVMKGSATLKMLGFGTDFALLGNARTLTPFRGRGLQTQSIRARLVAARDAGFRAAVSETSPRNYASQKALARAGLSPQGTVKIILILNCVVLRYSSFPRPALSVTII; encoded by the coding sequence ATGGGGCCGGATGAACTGCTACGCTTTGTCGCGAGCCGCGTCGTGCGCTATAAGTCGCATGTCGTGTTCAAGCACGAACTCGTCGGTATCCAAGGGCCGGAGTGGCCTGAAGGCATCAAGCTTTCGCTACTCAGGAGCCCCGAAGACCTGTCAGAACCCATCATTACAGACCTGCTCACGGCCACCATCTCAAACCAAGCTTACCTTGATGACATCCGCAAGGGCACGGCTTTAGGTATTGTCGCCTACGAGGGAAGTCAGCTCGCACACTTCGCCTTCGTCATGAAAGGCTCTGCGACCCTCAAGATGCTGGGTTTTGGAACCGATTTCGCGCTTCTCGGTAACGCCAGAACGCTTACCCCCTTCCGTGGGCGCGGACTGCAGACGCAATCGATCCGGGCTCGTCTTGTTGCCGCGAGGGATGCTGGTTTCAGGGCCGCTGTATCCGAGACTTCACCTCGTAATTATGCCTCTCAGAAGGCGCTCGCACGAGCCGGGCTTTCCCCCCAGGGCACGGTAAAAATAATTCTTATTCTTAACTGTGTTGTTCTTCGATATTCATCGTTTCCAAGGCCAGCACTCAGCGTCACGATAATCTGA
- a CDS encoding GNAT family N-acetyltransferase: MNSYTEEFAPFVFYLNFRLGEIGLAERKIPVLRKIHSMDEIAAGRSVPVPSVLPDECAGVYLARLPQVARDAALSDTSGLTTYEAKQYQHCYIDLSGTFDDYLARFSSKTRSTLKRKIKKFSEFTLGLDFRVFHEVQDMAVFHADARTVSALTYQERLLDAGMPDGPVFVERLHQHAANNSVRGFLLYDRGRPVSYLYCPVKGASVEYAYLGYDPAYGKYSPGTVLLWLALEHLFAEKRYRFFDFTEGGGEHKLLFSTHQVACSNILLLRPTAGNRISLQTHRALNTCSDTAGSILDKIGLKHGLKKFIRRKAA; the protein is encoded by the coding sequence GTGAATTCGTACACCGAAGAATTCGCCCCATTCGTCTTCTATCTGAACTTTCGACTCGGCGAAATCGGCTTGGCCGAGCGAAAGATTCCTGTGCTCCGGAAAATCCATTCAATGGACGAGATCGCCGCCGGCAGGTCAGTACCAGTCCCCTCAGTGCTTCCTGATGAATGCGCGGGAGTATATCTGGCCAGGCTACCGCAGGTCGCGCGCGATGCCGCACTTTCCGATACTTCTGGGCTCACCACCTACGAGGCCAAGCAATACCAGCACTGCTACATCGACTTATCGGGCACTTTCGACGACTACTTGGCGCGTTTTTCTAGCAAGACCCGCTCAACCCTCAAACGAAAAATAAAGAAATTCTCTGAGTTCACTTTGGGCCTGGATTTTCGGGTATTCCACGAGGTTCAAGATATGGCAGTATTTCACGCTGACGCACGCACGGTATCCGCCCTTACCTACCAAGAGCGCCTGCTTGACGCCGGCATGCCTGATGGCCCGGTGTTTGTCGAACGTCTTCACCAGCATGCGGCGAATAACAGCGTTCGCGGCTTCCTGCTATACGATCGGGGCCGTCCCGTTTCGTATCTTTATTGTCCCGTAAAAGGTGCCAGCGTGGAGTACGCTTACCTTGGCTACGACCCCGCCTATGGCAAGTACTCACCGGGCACAGTGCTACTATGGCTTGCTCTGGAACACCTTTTTGCCGAAAAGCGTTATCGCTTCTTCGATTTCACCGAGGGGGGGGGCGAACATAAACTGCTCTTCAGCACACATCAGGTTGCATGCTCCAATATTCTCCTGCTCAGGCCAACCGCTGGTAACCGAATCAGCTTGCAGACGCACCGCGCGCTCAACACCTGCAGCGATACGGCTGGCAGTATTCTCGACAAGATAGGGCTAAAGCATGGACTGAAGAAGTTCATCCGACGGAAGGCTGCCTGA